From the Bdellovibrio reynosensis genome, one window contains:
- a CDS encoding phosphomannomutase/phosphoglucomutase, translating to MFQPVIFREYDIRGVYNGQFDDHFAYLLGRAYVVYLKENKGLTNPTISLGHDARESCPAIIKNLAKGMMESGAKVIHLGLVTTPVCYFSTFELKGVDGAIQVTGSHNPPEYNGFKISVGKGTIFGAEIQKLRQIIDRGEFINGQGSEEHFDIKPMYYERYKKEFGQIKDIKVVLDCGNGAGGSVVRGLFEAVGLKPTIMFEKPDGTFPNHHPDPTVEENLEDLKTQVLKEAAVCGIGFDGDADRIGVVDHTGKMVYGDELMVIIARDILSKQKGGKIIGDVKCSDRLYQDVEKHGGQPIMWKTGHSLVKEKIKVEKAPFGGEMSGHVFFADRNYGYDDAPYAALRLVEILAKTGKTIPQLLEGLPPAFNTPEIRIDTTEEKKVLIVEKMIEAFPNKPDADYKVDFTDGIRLSFADGWALCRSSNTQPVVVVRYESSSQAGLDKIRSRVEAVVNKYL from the coding sequence ATGTTTCAACCGGTTATTTTTAGAGAATACGACATCCGTGGAGTTTACAACGGGCAATTCGACGACCACTTTGCTTATCTATTGGGTCGCGCTTACGTTGTTTATTTAAAAGAAAATAAAGGTCTTACTAATCCAACAATCTCTTTAGGTCATGATGCTCGTGAATCATGCCCGGCTATCATTAAAAACCTTGCCAAAGGAATGATGGAATCGGGAGCTAAAGTTATTCACTTGGGTTTAGTTACAACACCCGTTTGTTATTTTTCGACTTTTGAACTTAAAGGCGTTGATGGTGCAATCCAAGTAACTGGTTCCCATAATCCTCCTGAATACAATGGATTTAAAATCTCTGTAGGTAAAGGCACAATCTTTGGTGCTGAAATCCAAAAGCTTCGTCAGATCATTGATCGTGGCGAATTCATCAACGGTCAAGGCTCTGAAGAACACTTCGACATTAAACCAATGTACTATGAGCGCTACAAAAAAGAGTTCGGTCAAATCAAAGACATCAAGGTTGTTTTAGATTGCGGTAACGGGGCTGGTGGATCTGTTGTGCGTGGCTTATTTGAAGCTGTAGGCTTAAAGCCAACAATCATGTTTGAAAAACCTGATGGCACATTCCCGAATCACCATCCAGATCCAACTGTCGAAGAAAACCTAGAAGACCTTAAGACGCAAGTTCTAAAAGAGGCTGCGGTCTGTGGAATCGGTTTTGACGGTGATGCGGATCGTATCGGTGTGGTTGATCACACTGGTAAGATGGTTTACGGCGATGAACTGATGGTTATTATCGCTCGTGACATCCTTTCTAAACAAAAGGGTGGAAAGATCATCGGCGACGTGAAGTGTTCTGATCGTCTTTACCAAGACGTTGAAAAACACGGTGGCCAACCCATCATGTGGAAGACGGGACACTCGCTAGTAAAAGAAAAAATCAAGGTTGAAAAAGCACCCTTCGGTGGAGAAATGTCGGGCCACGTGTTCTTTGCCGATCGCAACTACGGTTATGATGATGCTCCATACGCAGCTTTACGTTTGGTAGAGATTCTAGCAAAGACCGGAAAAACTATTCCGCAGCTGCTTGAAGGACTTCCTCCAGCATTCAACACGCCAGAAATTCGCATTGATACTACTGAAGAAAAGAAGGTGTTGATCGTTGAAAAAATGATCGAGGCTTTCCCGAATAAGCCCGATGCAGATTACAAAGTGGATTTTACTGATGGTATTCGTTTAAGTTTTGCTGATGGATGGGCATTGTGCCGTTCATCGAACACTCAACCCGTTGTGGTTGTTCGTTACGAATCTTCATCGCAAGCGGGATTAGATAAAATCCGCTCTCGAGTGGAAGCCGTCGTAAATAAGTACTTATAA
- a CDS encoding substrate-binding periplasmic protein, which yields MQRLMLVVIALLFSFQAEAKTYKILVEDNWPPFAFREKGKPRGLSVDIVLEAYAKAGVKIELIQVPFLRCIALTESGKESGCFNSAKNEELTSKFLFPKEHLFRSRGLIVSKKLNVMKPLTKVKDLEGKSVALPAEFPFGQEFDDNKKILKHAVASDSISLKMVAAERVLYAAIDEMVLAFYLNNDKSLKGKIVPVLELTNEPIYVHFSKTHKDTPVLMEKLDQGLAELKKSGDYDKILQKWLGKDVALEKFK from the coding sequence ATGCAAAGACTTATGTTGGTTGTAATAGCTCTGCTGTTTTCATTTCAGGCAGAAGCAAAAACTTACAAAATTTTAGTTGAAGACAACTGGCCACCATTTGCTTTCAGAGAAAAAGGCAAACCTCGCGGACTTTCAGTGGATATTGTTTTAGAAGCCTACGCAAAAGCCGGCGTGAAAATAGAATTGATCCAAGTGCCATTCTTAAGATGTATTGCCCTGACAGAATCAGGAAAAGAATCAGGCTGCTTTAACTCTGCAAAAAACGAAGAGCTGACATCTAAATTTTTATTCCCAAAAGAACACCTTTTCAGAAGCCGCGGTTTAATCGTTAGTAAAAAACTAAACGTGATGAAGCCGCTAACAAAAGTAAAAGATCTGGAGGGTAAATCCGTAGCCCTACCAGCAGAGTTTCCCTTCGGACAAGAATTCGATGATAACAAAAAAATCCTAAAACACGCCGTAGCCAGCGATTCAATCAGTTTAAAAATGGTAGCAGCAGAAAGAGTTCTTTACGCAGCCATTGATGAAATGGTTTTAGCGTTCTATCTAAATAACGATAAATCCTTAAAAGGAAAAATCGTCCCAGTCCTAGAGCTAACCAACGAACCGATCTACGTGCATTTCTCAAAAACCCACAAAGACACACCAGTCTTAATGGAAAAATTAGATCAAGGCTTAGCCGAACTAAAAAAATCCGGCGACTACGACAAGATTCTACAAAAGTGGTTAGGCAAAGACGTAGCCCTAGAAAAATTCAAATAA
- a CDS encoding ATP synthase F0 subunit C, with product MKKMIVAMVAMLASVSAFAQEAAPAAVEATTTATAAVPADRGLVAIAAAIAIALSVFGGAMAQGKTAATALDGIARNPAASGKLLIPMILGLALIESLVIYALIIALRLA from the coding sequence ATGAAAAAAATGATCGTTGCTATGGTTGCTATGTTGGCTTCTGTATCTGCATTCGCTCAAGAAGCAGCTCCTGCTGCTGTTGAAGCTACTACGACTGCTACTGCTGCAGTTCCTGCTGACCGCGGTTTGGTTGCTATCGCAGCTGCTATCGCTATCGCATTGTCTGTATTCGGTGGCGCTATGGCTCAAGGTAAAACTGCAGCTACAGCTCTTGACGGTATCGCTCGTAACCCAGCGGCTTCTGGTAAACTATTGATCCCAATGATCTTGGGTCTAGCACTTATCGAGTCTCTAGTAATCTACGCATTGATTATCGCTCTACGTCTTGCGTAG
- the atpB gene encoding F0F1 ATP synthase subunit A, with translation MSFNWTQLIPGVGHHYSHVATLGVATVAAAGIGLAARAALGKGEAAILPASKFSLRGIMEMLTEMMSGLADMVIGEHGKHYVPFFTSVFFFILFNNLIGMIPGMTPATENINTTFGFGVLMFLVYNFQGIKENGIVAYLKHFMGPVIFLAPLMFVIELVSHMVRPFSLGLRLANVMMGDHTVLSVFLDLVPIGVPIPFYMMGLFVCFVQAFVFTLLSMVYVAFAIAHDH, from the coding sequence ATGTCGTTTAACTGGACTCAACTTATTCCTGGTGTTGGTCACCACTACTCTCACGTTGCTACTCTTGGTGTTGCAACTGTTGCAGCCGCAGGTATCGGCCTTGCCGCTCGCGCAGCACTTGGTAAAGGTGAAGCAGCGATTCTTCCTGCTAGCAAATTTTCTCTTCGTGGAATCATGGAGATGCTAACAGAAATGATGTCGGGACTTGCCGACATGGTTATCGGCGAACACGGCAAACACTACGTTCCGTTCTTCACGTCAGTCTTCTTCTTTATCTTATTTAATAACTTAATCGGAATGATCCCAGGGATGACTCCTGCGACAGAAAATATCAACACCACTTTCGGTTTCGGTGTGTTGATGTTCTTGGTTTATAACTTCCAAGGTATCAAAGAAAACGGCATCGTCGCTTACCTTAAACACTTTATGGGTCCGGTGATCTTCTTAGCTCCATTGATGTTTGTGATCGAACTTGTTTCACACATGGTTCGTCCTTTCTCTTTGGGTCTTCGTCTTGCGAACGTAATGATGGGCGACCACACAGTACTTTCTGTGTTCCTTGATTTAGTTCCAATCGGCGTACCAATTCCATTCTACATGATGGGATTGTTCGTCTGCTTTGTTCAAGCTTTTGTATTTACATTGCTTTCAATGGTTTATGTGGCATTTGCGATTGCACACGACCACTAA
- a CDS encoding AtpZ/AtpI family protein — translation MKNYIIFASMGFELVGLIIGCFYLGEYLDRKYNSKGLIFVGLSFAALIGWLWRVIWLLRRMQKQEEKQDAGPKGPVQ, via the coding sequence ATGAAAAACTATATAATTTTTGCATCGATGGGCTTTGAACTTGTCGGTCTTATCATCGGATGTTTTTACCTTGGCGAATACCTTGATCGGAAGTACAACTCGAAGGGCCTTATATTTGTCGGCCTTTCGTTTGCGGCTTTAATCGGATGGTTGTGGCGGGTTATCTGGCTTTTGCGCCGTATGCAAAAGCAGGAAGAAAAACAGGATGCAGGCCCTAAAGGGCCCGTTCAATAA
- a CDS encoding tetratricopeptide repeat protein, whose product MTRALLVILVLALTACSSQEEAEFKQAQKAITQEHYRTALGYLDRVIKRNRPTKYPLEAAREAARISFFEVKDFNKAISYYQFIVLHSLDEKERLEAQKQIASIYFNNLQNYSLAIIEYSKLQQMPHTDQEAAQYKMNIARSQYYLNNFFQSESEIDSLLLLKSDDNIRFNALMLKGNILVGKKEFSKAADIFKMLIQKYPEKAVQENVALILAVCYEENFDFKSAIGILEQYRGKYSPPEYIELRIKRLQERMKNAPGAKGYRK is encoded by the coding sequence ATGACCAGAGCACTACTGGTCATCCTAGTGCTAGCACTGACCGCCTGCTCCTCCCAGGAGGAGGCGGAATTTAAACAAGCGCAAAAAGCCATAACCCAAGAGCATTATCGCACGGCCTTGGGTTATCTTGATCGAGTCATTAAAAGAAATCGTCCAACTAAATATCCACTAGAAGCTGCCCGCGAGGCCGCGCGCATTTCGTTTTTTGAAGTGAAGGATTTTAATAAGGCGATTTCTTATTATCAGTTCATTGTTTTACATTCTTTGGACGAAAAAGAGCGTCTAGAAGCGCAAAAACAGATTGCTTCGATCTATTTTAATAATCTGCAGAACTATAGTCTTGCGATCATCGAATATAGCAAACTTCAACAAATGCCTCACACGGATCAAGAAGCGGCTCAATATAAAATGAACATCGCAAGATCCCAGTATTACTTAAATAACTTTTTTCAGTCAGAATCAGAGATTGATTCTTTATTGCTGCTGAAAAGTGATGACAACATTCGCTTTAATGCTTTGATGCTTAAGGGCAATATCCTAGTTGGCAAAAAGGAATTTTCAAAAGCCGCGGATATTTTTAAGATGTTAATTCAAAAGTATCCTGAAAAAGCAGTGCAAGAAAACGTGGCTTTGATTTTGGCTGTTTGTTACGAAGAGAATTTTGATTTTAAAAGTGCCATCGGCATTTTGGAACAATATCGCGGTAAGTACAGTCCACCGGAATACATTGAACTTCGTATTAAACGACTTCAAGAACGCATGAAGAATGCTCCGGGTGCGAAAGGATATAGGAAGTAA
- the gyrA gene encoding DNA gyrase subunit A, which produces MDNMNEKGVTLVDINKEMREAYLQYSMSVIVGRALPDVRDGLKPVHRRVLFAQNEMNNRPNRPYLKSARVVGDVIGKYHPHGDSAVYETMVRMAQDFSLRYPLEDGQGNFGSIDGDNAAAMRYTEIRMTHLAEELLMDIDKETIPFGPNYDDSLEVPLVLPAKFPNLLVNGSTGIAVGMATNIPPHNLGEVIDGCVHLINNPDCQLEDLLVHIKGPDFPSYGVIAGREGILQAYKKGRGIISLKAVAEIVQAKDREEIIVTEIPYQVNKAKLIESIADLVRDKQVEGISDIRDESSREGMRIVITLKRGENASVILNRLYKYTQLQTSFGIIMLALDAKNQPVTFDLKGMLEAFVDHRRDVVTKRCIFELKKAQERAHILEGLKKALDHIEEVIKTIRASKEANTAREALMSKFEFSEKQAVAILEMRLQRLTGLERDKIIAELAELMKQIDWLKFVLSDVREIYKIIVTELEDIKKRYADPRRTQITGDLNDIEDEDLIADEQMVVTVTNTGLIKRIPAQEYRVQKRGGKGLKGMETKEEDYVTDIFSASTKTMLLIFTDKGKAYWVKVHRLPLGTRTSKGKSLANVVQLSSGENVRSILPVNEFSENKFVVMLTEKGVIKKTSLDAFANPRTAGIIALTTDLDDGVIDVKISDGQSDIFIATKEGMSIRFNENDVRGMGRTARGVKAITLAKDDIVVAMEVLEKGTKDTILMVTSKGYGKRSETEEYRIQSRGGVGIITQKTTDKVGLVIGTKKVSEKMELILSTDNGQVIRMKVTDISVLGRNTQGVRLINLDDKEETVTGVAVVEEEVTPEETTPAPEGVTH; this is translated from the coding sequence ATGGATAATATGAATGAAAAAGGTGTAACTCTCGTCGATATCAACAAGGAAATGCGTGAAGCCTACCTTCAGTATTCCATGTCAGTTATCGTGGGTCGTGCTCTTCCAGACGTGCGTGACGGTTTAAAGCCGGTTCACCGCCGTGTTTTGTTTGCGCAAAATGAAATGAACAACCGCCCGAACAGACCCTACTTAAAGTCTGCTCGTGTGGTCGGAGACGTCATCGGTAAATACCATCCACATGGTGACTCTGCGGTTTACGAAACTATGGTTCGTATGGCCCAGGATTTCTCTTTGAGATATCCACTTGAGGATGGACAAGGAAACTTCGGTTCTATCGATGGTGATAACGCAGCAGCCATGCGTTACACAGAAATCAGAATGACCCACTTAGCAGAAGAACTGCTAATGGATATCGATAAAGAAACGATTCCATTTGGACCGAACTACGATGACTCATTAGAAGTTCCGTTAGTTCTTCCAGCAAAATTCCCAAATCTTTTAGTGAATGGTTCTACGGGTATCGCCGTAGGTATGGCGACGAACATTCCACCGCACAACTTGGGTGAAGTGATCGATGGTTGCGTTCACTTGATCAACAACCCTGATTGCCAACTAGAAGATTTATTAGTGCACATCAAAGGCCCAGACTTCCCGTCTTACGGTGTGATCGCGGGTCGTGAAGGTATTCTTCAGGCTTACAAAAAAGGCCGTGGTATTATTTCGCTTAAAGCGGTTGCTGAAATCGTTCAAGCCAAAGACCGTGAAGAAATCATCGTTACGGAAATTCCGTACCAAGTTAATAAAGCAAAATTGATTGAAAGCATTGCGGACCTTGTTCGTGATAAGCAAGTTGAAGGTATCTCTGATATCCGTGACGAGTCTTCGCGTGAAGGTATGCGTATCGTAATCACTTTAAAACGTGGTGAAAACGCAAGCGTGATCTTGAATAGACTTTACAAGTACACCCAACTGCAAACAAGCTTCGGTATTATCATGCTTGCTTTGGATGCGAAAAACCAACCGGTTACTTTCGATCTTAAAGGCATGCTTGAAGCGTTCGTTGATCACCGTCGTGACGTTGTTACGAAACGTTGTATTTTCGAACTTAAAAAAGCTCAGGAACGCGCCCACATCTTAGAAGGTTTAAAGAAAGCTTTAGACCACATCGAAGAAGTGATCAAAACCATCCGCGCTTCAAAAGAAGCTAATACAGCTCGTGAAGCGTTGATGTCGAAATTCGAATTCTCTGAAAAACAAGCAGTAGCAATTCTAGAAATGCGTTTGCAACGTTTGACTGGTTTAGAGCGTGATAAAATCATCGCTGAACTAGCAGAGTTGATGAAACAAATCGACTGGTTGAAATTCGTCCTTTCAGATGTTCGCGAAATTTACAAAATTATCGTGACAGAACTAGAAGATATCAAAAAACGTTACGCAGATCCGCGCCGTACGCAAATCACGGGCGATTTGAATGATATCGAAGATGAAGATCTTATCGCTGACGAACAAATGGTTGTGACTGTGACAAACACAGGTTTAATCAAACGTATCCCAGCGCAAGAATACCGCGTGCAAAAACGTGGTGGTAAAGGTCTTAAAGGTATGGAAACGAAAGAAGAAGACTATGTCACAGACATCTTCTCTGCTTCGACTAAGACCATGCTTTTGATCTTTACTGATAAAGGTAAAGCTTACTGGGTGAAAGTTCATAGACTTCCACTAGGCACTAGAACTTCTAAGGGTAAATCTTTAGCAAACGTGGTTCAGTTATCTAGTGGCGAAAATGTTCGTTCGATCTTGCCTGTAAATGAATTTAGCGAAAATAAATTCGTGGTGATGTTGACTGAAAAAGGTGTGATTAAGAAAACATCTTTGGATGCGTTCGCGAACCCACGTACCGCAGGCATTATCGCTTTAACTACAGATCTTGATGACGGCGTTATCGACGTTAAGATTTCAGACGGTCAAAGCGATATCTTTATTGCGACCAAAGAAGGTATGTCGATTCGCTTTAACGAAAACGACGTGCGCGGCATGGGCCGTACCGCTCGTGGCGTGAAAGCGATCACTCTTGCTAAAGATGATATTGTTGTGGCGATGGAAGTTCTTGAAAAAGGAACTAAAGATACCATCTTAATGGTGACATCAAAAGGTTACGGCAAACGCTCTGAAACTGAAGAATATAGAATTCAGTCTCGTGGCGGTGTTGGTATCATCACGCAAAAAACCACAGACAAAGTGGGCCTTGTTATCGGAACGAAAAAAGTTTCTGAAAAAATGGAACTTATTCTTTCCACTGACAATGGACAGGTTATCCGTATGAAAGTGACTGATATCTCTGTTCTTGGCCGTAATACTCAAGGTGTTCGTTTGATCAACTTGGACGACAAAGAAGAGACAGTGACAGGCGTTGCCGTGGTTGAAGAAGAAGTCACTCCAGAAGAAACAACACCGGCTCCTGAAGGAGTCACTCACTAA
- the gyrB gene encoding DNA topoisomerase (ATP-hydrolyzing) subunit B — protein MSVEEQKTYSADSIQVLEGLEAVRKRPGMYIGDTGFKGYHHLVYEIVDNSVDEHLAGYCKTIKVTINADESITVEDDGRGIPVGAHKNGKSALEIVMTVLHAGGKFDGGGYKVSGGLHGVGASVVNALSSRVNVEVQREGHMWRQNYERGKILAPVEKGEDSAKTGTKVTFKPDREIFKDETIIYDFATLANRFRELAFLNAGLHIALTDERSGKKQDFQYAEGVAEFVKYMNQSKKSLHNEVVYFKGEKDNVDVEIAMQWNDSYSESIFTYCNNINTHEGGTHLVGFRAALTRTTNHYATEKNLLKDLKTNLEGEDIREGLAAVISVKVREPQFEGQTKTKLGNTEVKGIVESLVNEKLADWMDRNPSVAKNIIMKCVESARAREAARKARDLTRRKTALDGGSLPGKMADCQERDPALCELYLVEGDSAGGSAKQGRNRKTQAILPLKGKILNVEKARFDKVISSEEIKVIISALGTGIGKDNVNVDKIRYHKIVIMTDADVDGSHIRTLLLTFFYRQMPMVLERGYVYIAQPPLYRAKKGSNEQYLKDEAALTEYLLSSGLNNFKIKGKENLPESELRKLILNIQKFNNLLKVSSKKYDKDVLYFILSKITDLEKSVTDEKKMTAAMNDLQAWIKAEPKLGITEFKSEFKTDAETGKPYTEIYTVRYADRMTTKFGVDSLRSSEIIELRAIWAEIQSVSSLPLTILQGETELQFDNYNDFYTHVMESTKKGIYIQRYKGLGEMNPEQLWETTLNPENRTLLKVTIDDAVAADETFSILMGELVEPRRQFINDNALMARSLDV, from the coding sequence GTGTCAGTCGAAGAACAAAAAACATATTCCGCCGATTCGATTCAAGTTCTTGAAGGACTTGAGGCTGTTCGTAAACGTCCAGGGATGTACATCGGTGATACCGGCTTCAAAGGTTATCATCACCTTGTGTATGAAATTGTGGATAACTCGGTAGACGAACATCTTGCGGGATATTGCAAAACTATCAAAGTCACTATCAATGCCGATGAGTCAATCACAGTTGAAGATGATGGCCGTGGTATTCCAGTTGGAGCGCACAAAAACGGAAAATCCGCTCTAGAAATCGTAATGACAGTTCTTCACGCCGGCGGAAAATTCGACGGTGGTGGTTACAAAGTTTCTGGTGGTCTGCATGGCGTGGGTGCTTCCGTTGTGAATGCACTTTCATCTCGCGTGAATGTTGAAGTTCAACGTGAAGGCCACATGTGGAGACAAAACTATGAGCGCGGAAAAATTCTAGCGCCTGTGGAAAAAGGTGAGGATTCTGCGAAAACTGGAACGAAAGTTACTTTCAAACCAGATCGCGAAATCTTCAAAGACGAAACAATCATTTATGACTTCGCTACCCTTGCGAATCGTTTCCGTGAACTAGCGTTCCTAAATGCGGGTTTACATATCGCTTTGACAGATGAACGTTCAGGTAAAAAACAAGATTTCCAATACGCTGAAGGTGTCGCGGAATTTGTGAAGTACATGAACCAATCAAAAAAATCTTTGCACAATGAAGTGGTTTACTTCAAAGGTGAAAAAGACAATGTCGATGTGGAAATCGCGATGCAGTGGAATGATTCTTATTCAGAATCTATTTTCACTTATTGCAACAACATCAACACTCATGAAGGTGGTACTCACCTTGTTGGTTTCCGTGCGGCTTTGACTCGTACAACAAACCACTACGCGACTGAAAAAAATCTTTTGAAAGACCTAAAAACAAATCTTGAAGGTGAAGACATCCGTGAAGGTTTGGCTGCGGTTATTTCAGTAAAAGTTCGTGAGCCACAATTTGAAGGTCAAACAAAAACCAAACTTGGTAACACCGAAGTAAAAGGTATTGTTGAATCTTTAGTGAATGAAAAATTAGCGGACTGGATGGATCGCAATCCATCAGTTGCAAAAAACATCATCATGAAGTGCGTGGAATCAGCACGCGCGCGTGAGGCTGCTCGTAAGGCCCGTGATTTAACTCGTCGTAAAACAGCTCTGGATGGTGGATCTCTTCCAGGAAAAATGGCTGACTGCCAAGAACGTGATCCTGCACTTTGCGAATTATACCTGGTGGAGGGAGACTCGGCAGGTGGATCCGCAAAACAAGGTCGTAACCGTAAAACGCAAGCGATCTTGCCTTTGAAAGGTAAAATTCTAAACGTAGAAAAAGCGCGTTTTGATAAAGTTATTTCAAGTGAAGAGATCAAAGTTATAATCTCGGCCCTTGGTACTGGTATCGGTAAAGACAACGTGAACGTTGATAAAATCCGTTACCACAAAATCGTTATCATGACGGACGCCGACGTCGACGGATCCCACATCAGAACTTTGTTGTTAACATTCTTCTATCGCCAAATGCCTATGGTGCTTGAGCGTGGATATGTTTACATCGCGCAACCACCTCTTTACCGTGCGAAAAAAGGTTCTAACGAACAATACCTAAAAGATGAAGCTGCTTTGACAGAGTACTTATTAAGCTCTGGTCTTAATAACTTCAAAATCAAAGGCAAAGAAAACTTGCCTGAATCTGAATTAAGAAAATTGATTTTGAACATTCAGAAATTTAACAACCTTCTGAAAGTATCTTCGAAAAAATACGATAAAGACGTTTTGTACTTCATCTTAAGCAAAATTACAGATCTTGAAAAATCTGTGACTGATGAAAAGAAAATGACTGCGGCGATGAATGATCTGCAAGCGTGGATTAAAGCAGAACCAAAATTGGGAATCACTGAATTCAAATCTGAATTTAAAACAGATGCGGAAACAGGAAAACCTTACACTGAAATTTACACTGTTCGTTACGCGGACCGCATGACGACGAAGTTCGGTGTTGATTCACTTCGCTCTTCAGAAATCATTGAGCTAAGAGCTATCTGGGCTGAAATTCAGTCAGTATCTTCATTGCCATTGACGATTCTTCAGGGCGAAACAGAACTTCAATTTGATAACTATAACGACTTCTACACTCACGTGATGGAATCGACGAAAAAAGGCATCTACATCCAACGTTACAAAGGATTGGGAGAGATGAATCCGGAACAACTTTGGGAAACTACTTTGAATCCGGAAAACAGAACCCTGCTTAAAGTAACAATCGATGATGCCGTAGCTGCTGATGAAACATTCAGTATCTTGATGGGTGAGCTAGTTGAACCTCGTCGTCAATTCATCAATGACAATGCATTGATGGCTAGAAGTTTGGACGTTTAG
- the recF gene encoding DNA replication/repair protein RecF (All proteins in this family for which functions are known are DNA-binding proteins that assist the filamentation of RecA onto DNA for the initiation of recombination or recombinational repair.), with translation MIFEKLRLVNFRNYRDVVFSFSPRVNVFLGENGQGKTNLLEALYLISQGDSFRYSDNSTLINSNNQQALIQALITQNDLHYKLKLGLTKSRKVLTLNDKKVTSTDIRKIFASVVFSPESLASIKEGADHRRELVDELLVTFDRKNADLIADYRKALKTRNKILKNYVEGLNDKILTQNLLDSLNPQFLRLGADFAYARISALNGLAKEFNNAMQYISGNFDVDISVEYVISDQNALNFSREEVFFALQKRIQELHDAELSSGTSLVGPHKHDIVFLYGQKDSRFYCSQGQQRAIILSFKMAQIVYHRKAHGTYPVLMLDDVLSELDKGKREALITFLHEINTQIFVTTTDFTLPDSFSLDQLSVMRIKDGHILE, from the coding sequence ATGATTTTCGAAAAACTACGTCTTGTTAATTTTCGCAATTATCGGGACGTAGTGTTCTCTTTCTCTCCGCGTGTGAATGTTTTTTTAGGAGAGAACGGCCAAGGTAAAACAAACTTACTAGAGGCTTTGTATCTAATTTCCCAAGGCGATTCTTTTCGCTACAGTGATAACTCCACTCTTATCAATTCGAATAATCAGCAGGCGCTTATTCAAGCTCTGATTACTCAGAACGATCTTCATTACAAATTAAAATTAGGGCTTACGAAAAGTCGCAAAGTTTTAACTTTGAACGATAAGAAAGTGACTTCGACAGATATTCGAAAAATTTTTGCTAGTGTTGTGTTTAGTCCTGAAAGTTTAGCATCGATCAAAGAAGGTGCTGATCACCGCCGTGAACTGGTGGATGAGTTGCTAGTGACCTTTGATCGCAAAAATGCCGATTTGATCGCCGATTATCGAAAAGCGCTGAAAACGCGCAATAAGATACTTAAAAACTACGTAGAGGGTTTAAACGATAAAATACTCACCCAGAACCTTTTGGACAGCCTAAACCCCCAATTCTTGCGTTTAGGGGCCGATTTCGCCTATGCCCGCATCAGTGCTTTGAACGGTTTGGCCAAAGAGTTTAATAATGCCATGCAATACATTTCTGGGAATTTCGATGTGGATATCTCAGTGGAATATGTGATTAGCGATCAAAATGCGCTGAATTTTTCCCGAGAAGAAGTCTTTTTTGCACTTCAAAAACGCATTCAAGAACTTCATGATGCGGAGCTTTCGAGCGGCACTAGTTTAGTAGGTCCTCACAAGCACGATATCGTGTTCCTATATGGTCAAAAAGACTCAAGATTTTATTGTAGCCAAGGGCAGCAAAGAGCGATCATATTGTCTTTCAAAATGGCTCAAATCGTGTATCATCGTAAGGCTCACGGGACCTATCCTGTGCTGATGTTGGACGATGTTTTATCCGAACTCGATAAGGGCAAAAGAGAAGCCTTGATTACGTTCCTACACGAAATCAATACGCAGATTTTTGTAACGACGACGGATTTCACACTGCCCGATTCTTTCAGCCTCGATCAGCTTTCTGTGATGCGTATCAAGGATGGTCACATTCTTGAGTGA